A window of the Microcoleus sp. bin38.metabat.b11b12b14.051 genome harbors these coding sequences:
- a CDS encoding methyltransferase domain-containing protein, with product MDNQEFEIVEKIRQQFDNAPYPRIPLEQSPKSNYDILYVHNLVTAYYLRNQKVIDTEGKVILDAGCGTGYKSLVLAEANPGARIVGIDLSEESVKLAKQRLQYHGFDNANFYVISLEELPSLGLEFDYINCDEVLYLLPDIRVGLQSMKFVLKPDGIIRSNLHSSIQRTSYFCAQKIFKLMGLMNDNPGELEMGLVRETMKSLKDRVMLKVLSWSDQKAEEDEWILSNYLLQGDKGYDITEVFAALISANLEFVSMVNWRQWELTDLFKAPDNLPMFLEMSLPEISMEERLHLFELLHPVHRLIDFWCGHPNKARPFLPVSQWTQSDWQVARVHLHPQLKVPQVKEDLLKCIAKQQSFTISRYIPSLSQVPIAVESMVAACLLPLWEGAQPMMSLVQLWLKLKPLHPATLDPVSHETAFEEVRHLLSSLEAFMYLLLERSA from the coding sequence ATGGATAACCAAGAATTTGAGATAGTAGAAAAAATTCGCCAGCAATTTGACAATGCTCCTTATCCTAGAATTCCACTTGAACAATCTCCTAAATCTAACTACGATATTCTTTATGTTCATAACCTTGTAACTGCTTACTATTTAAGAAATCAAAAAGTTATTGACACTGAAGGAAAAGTCATTTTAGATGCAGGCTGCGGCACAGGTTACAAATCATTGGTTTTAGCAGAAGCCAATCCTGGAGCCAGAATAGTGGGCATTGACTTGTCAGAAGAGTCTGTAAAATTAGCCAAACAACGCCTTCAATATCATGGTTTTGACAATGCCAATTTTTATGTCATATCACTAGAAGAATTACCTAGCTTAGGCTTAGAATTTGATTACATTAATTGTGACGAAGTGCTTTATCTCTTGCCCGATATAAGAGTGGGATTGCAGTCTATGAAATTCGTGTTAAAACCTGATGGTATTATTCGCTCAAATCTGCACAGTTCAATTCAGAGAACCTCTTACTTTTGCGCTCAGAAAATATTTAAGCTAATGGGTTTAATGAATGATAATCCCGGCGAACTAGAAATGGGATTAGTTCGAGAAACGATGAAATCCTTGAAAGATAGAGTTATGCTTAAGGTGCTATCTTGGAGCGATCAAAAAGCAGAAGAAGACGAGTGGATTTTAAGTAATTATTTATTGCAGGGGGATAAAGGGTATGATATTACTGAAGTTTTTGCCGCCTTGATATCTGCTAATTTAGAGTTTGTCAGCATGGTGAATTGGCGGCAGTGGGAATTGACGGATTTGTTCAAAGCTCCAGATAACTTACCGATGTTTCTAGAAATGAGCCTGCCAGAAATTTCTATGGAAGAGCGACTCCATTTATTTGAGCTGTTACATCCTGTCCATCGCCTGATTGACTTTTGGTGCGGTCATCCTAACAAAGCTCGGCCTTTTTTGCCCGTTTCCCAATGGACCCAATCAGACTGGCAGGTAGCGCGAGTTCACCTGCATCCTCAATTGAAGGTTCCCCAGGTAAAAGAAGACCTGCTCAAGTGCATCGCTAAGCAACAATCTTTCACGATCAGCCGTTATATCCCTTCACTTTCCCAAGTTCCGATCGCCGTCGAGAGTATGGTAGCAGCTTGCCTGCTACCTTTGTGGGAGGGAGCGCAGCCGATGATGTCCCTAGTCCAACTGTGGCTCAAGCTCAAGCCACTGCATCCTGCCACCCTAGATCCCGTGAGCCACGAGACGGCTTTTGAGGAAGTGCGGCATCTCTTAAGTAGCCTGGAAGCTTTTATGTACCTGCTTTTGGAACGATCAGCTTGA
- a CDS encoding type IV pilin-like G/H family protein: protein MKTELKAKFLHHLNQKRQDKGFTLIELLVVIIIIGILSAIALPSFLNQANKAKQSEAKQYTGSMNRAQQAKYAENGAFITSVDSLGMGIKTQTSNYTYTIDGANAKYVGNQAISVSDSLLSYTGTVALVTPTGQTDATTIAVLCQANTVGKTALATSVATATSLTCTNGSEVTK from the coding sequence ATGAAAACTGAATTAAAAGCTAAGTTCCTGCATCACCTCAATCAAAAAAGACAAGATAAGGGTTTTACCCTGATTGAACTGCTGGTAGTTATCATCATCATCGGTATTCTGTCTGCTATTGCTTTGCCTTCCTTCCTCAACCAGGCGAATAAAGCCAAGCAGTCAGAAGCTAAGCAGTACACAGGTTCGATGAACCGCGCTCAGCAAGCCAAATACGCAGAAAATGGTGCTTTTATAACATCGGTTGATAGTCTGGGTATGGGTATCAAAACTCAAACTTCTAACTATACATACACAATTGATGGTGCCAATGCTAAGTATGTTGGTAATCAAGCAATCTCTGTATCTGACTCACTGTTATCGTATACAGGAACTGTGGCTCTGGTAACACCTACGGGTCAGACTGATGCCACTACTATAGCAGTATTATGTCAGGCTAATACGGTAGGAAAAACGGCTCTGGCTACCAGTGTCGCAACTGCCACTTCCTTAACTTGCACAAATGGAAGTGAAGTCACTAAGTAA
- a CDS encoding Uma2 family endonuclease — MIQALPEFVTFDEFIDWYPENSEHHYEFHNGEIVEMPKATGQHSKLTGFLLADINFEIRRLQLPYFIPKESVIKPISEESGYEPDIIVLNEQTIVNEPRWEKSSIITMGSSVPLIVEVTSTNWADDYSLKLEAYESMGIQEYWIVDYLGLGGRRFIGNPKQPTFSVYQLIDGEYQVKQFRGAEVIESPTFPELNLTAQQVFAKGN; from the coding sequence ATGATTCAAGCCCTGCCAGAATTTGTAACATTCGATGAATTCATTGACTGGTATCCTGAAAACTCAGAACACCACTACGAATTCCACAATGGAGAGATTGTTGAAATGCCAAAAGCAACAGGCCAACATTCTAAACTGACAGGTTTTCTCTTAGCAGATATCAATTTTGAAATCAGACGGCTACAATTGCCGTACTTCATCCCCAAAGAATCTGTCATCAAACCCATCAGCGAGGAATCTGGATACGAGCCTGATATTATTGTACTCAACGAACAAACCATTGTAAACGAGCCTCGATGGGAGAAATCATCAATTATTACAATGGGTTCATCAGTCCCGCTAATCGTAGAAGTCACTAGCACAAACTGGGCGGATGATTATTCCCTAAAACTAGAGGCTTACGAGTCAATGGGTATCCAAGAATATTGGATTGTAGACTATTTAGGATTGGGTGGTAGACGGTTTATCGGTAATCCTAAGCAACCAACTTTTTCGGTTTACCAACTCATTGATGGGGAATATCAAGTTAAACAGTTTCGAGGGGCTGAGGTGATTGAGTCCCCAACTTTCCCAGAATTGAACCTGACAGCGCAGCAGGTGTTCGCCAAAGGGAATTGA
- a CDS encoding O-linked N-acetylglucosamine transferase, SPINDLY family protein — protein MDLTTFNLKPLNLLIFPDWSQAEELLYLELAAIIKSIVTHRDRHNLALLIDSTEISEDSELDAHLILSGILMNLCMEEDLEPSDEPEIILLENLSQSQWQNLVPQIQYRIRLTAENQTALAESGADKIPVLEQAQLSELILESQTARAIDFANTLYIQGRYEAAIELYQKLLASQIGDIELYFNFSQCWRNVNNIEEAIATLECGIRYHRTAGQLHFELIKICQQNGRTQQAISKAEIAADILPNEYVFKLLKHLTLPIIYEDTEEIKLYRHRFVRELENLIEQTSLTTPEDKTNACCGLRSFTNFYLAYQAHNVVESQSKYANLVHQIMVANYPQWVQSQPMPPLPENGKIRVGYVSSYLHSYSGTLWLTGWLRYADTKQLEIYCYYTGNEPDPITEQFREYSHVFRHIPHNLEAVCQQIIDDKLHILVFPEIGMDAPTIQIAALRLAPVQCSAWGHPVTSGLPTIDYFISSELMEPENAQLHYSEKLIKLPNIGVSYPKPTVGKLNNSRLDFDLREDAVIYLCCQAPFKYLPQYDFILAQIARRVPQAQFIFPRGELLRKRLKRAFAAVKLDSEDYCLFRAIATRQEYIAMNFLADVFLDTFTWSGGNTSLEAIACNLPIVTCPGEFMRGLHAYSFLKMLGVTDTIAQNEQEYIDIAVKLGLDLEWRRDVAQRMSQRHDYLFDDRVCVTALEGFYQQIVRERLES, from the coding sequence ATGGATTTAACCACGTTCAATCTCAAACCCTTAAACTTGCTGATTTTTCCCGATTGGAGCCAAGCAGAAGAATTGCTCTATTTAGAGTTAGCAGCGATTATTAAAAGTATTGTCACTCATCGCGATCGGCATAATCTAGCTCTTTTAATAGATAGCACCGAAATCTCAGAAGACTCTGAGTTAGACGCTCATTTAATTTTGTCCGGGATTCTGATGAATCTCTGCATGGAAGAAGATTTAGAGCCTAGTGACGAACCGGAAATTATTTTATTAGAAAACCTCAGTCAAAGCCAGTGGCAAAATCTTGTACCACAGATTCAATATCGAATTAGGTTGACTGCGGAAAATCAAACAGCACTAGCCGAATCCGGGGCTGACAAAATTCCTGTATTGGAACAGGCGCAACTTAGCGAATTAATCCTGGAATCCCAAACAGCAAGGGCGATCGACTTTGCCAACACACTCTACATTCAAGGTAGATATGAAGCAGCGATCGAGCTCTATCAAAAGCTTTTAGCATCTCAGATAGGAGATATAGAACTGTATTTTAACTTCAGCCAGTGTTGGCGAAACGTTAACAATATAGAAGAAGCGATCGCTACCCTTGAATGCGGAATTCGCTATCACCGGACAGCAGGACAACTGCATTTTGAACTTATTAAAATTTGCCAGCAAAACGGACGCACACAACAAGCTATCTCAAAGGCAGAAATCGCCGCTGACATTCTCCCGAATGAATACGTTTTTAAACTTTTGAAACACTTAACATTACCGATAATTTACGAGGATACAGAAGAAATTAAGCTTTACCGTCACCGATTTGTAAGAGAATTAGAAAACTTAATTGAGCAAACATCTCTCACTACTCCAGAAGACAAAACAAATGCTTGCTGTGGCCTGAGGAGTTTTACTAACTTTTACCTAGCATATCAAGCCCACAATGTTGTGGAATCGCAATCAAAATATGCGAATTTAGTTCATCAAATTATGGTTGCAAACTATCCCCAGTGGGTGCAATCGCAACCCATGCCTCCACTCCCGGAAAATGGCAAAATTAGAGTCGGTTATGTTTCTAGTTACCTGCATTCTTACAGCGGAACTTTATGGTTGACAGGCTGGTTGCGTTATGCTGACACAAAACAATTAGAAATTTACTGTTATTATACTGGCAATGAACCCGATCCAATTACAGAACAATTTCGCGAATACAGCCATGTATTTCGGCACATTCCTCACAACTTAGAAGCCGTATGCCAACAAATCATTGATGACAAATTGCACATTTTGGTATTCCCGGAAATTGGGATGGATGCACCAACGATCCAAATCGCAGCTTTGCGCCTCGCCCCAGTGCAATGTTCGGCGTGGGGACATCCTGTAACCTCTGGTTTGCCTACTATTGACTATTTTATTTCCAGCGAATTGATGGAACCGGAAAATGCACAACTGCATTATTCAGAAAAGTTAATTAAGTTGCCTAATATTGGCGTTTCCTACCCGAAGCCAACCGTGGGAAAATTAAATAATAGTCGCTTAGATTTTGACCTCCGAGAAGATGCAGTCATTTATTTGTGCTGCCAAGCTCCTTTCAAATACTTACCGCAATATGATTTTATATTAGCACAAATTGCCCGTCGCGTTCCGCAAGCTCAGTTTATTTTCCCGCGCGGCGAACTGTTGCGAAAACGGCTCAAGCGGGCTTTTGCTGCTGTCAAGCTCGACAGCGAAGATTACTGTTTGTTTCGAGCCATTGCAACTCGACAAGAGTATATAGCAATGAACTTTCTTGCCGATGTTTTCTTGGATACTTTCACTTGGTCGGGGGGAAATACGTCGTTGGAGGCGATCGCCTGTAATTTACCTATAGTAACCTGTCCGGGAGAATTTATGCGGGGGCTTCACGCTTATAGCTTTCTAAAAATGCTGGGAGTGACAGATACAATTGCCCAAAATGAACAGGAATACATTGACATTGCTGTCAAGTTGGGTTTAGATTTAGAGTGGCGGCGAGATGTTGCACAACGCATGAGTCAGCGACACGATTATCTGTTTGACGATCGAGTTTGTGTGACAGCTTTAGAGGGTTTTTATCAACAAATTGTTCGAGAAAGACTTGAAAGTTAA
- a CDS encoding homocysteine biosynthesis protein, which yields MRSIDEINDKISQGKATVWTIEELKTRVRETSITEAAKQVDVITAGTFEPMESSGAIINLGHTDPPIKIRQCWLDGVLAYSGFGAVDLYLGATQVAEDGEESRERGGGHVIEDLIAGKPVQLRALGQVTDCYPRASFETTITRDTINQFYLFNPRNVYQNFIVGVNGGDRPLFTYLGPLQPNLGNAVYSSLGAMSPLLNDPHLELIGIGTRIFLGGAQGYITWEGTQHFPLQKRQPNGTPIGPAATLALIGDAKQMNSKWVRGCYFKNYGPSLMLGVGIPFPVLNETVVANCAVSDKKIVAPVVDFSIPRRVRPTFGLVSYAQLKTGRILIEGKPVRTAPLASMFLSRQVAVELKQQIEANQFTLTAPVAPLPTDRVFLPQDLWGAQVRLE from the coding sequence ATGAGATCGATCGACGAAATCAACGATAAAATCAGCCAAGGTAAAGCCACAGTCTGGACAATCGAAGAACTCAAAACTAGAGTCCGAGAAACCAGCATTACCGAAGCCGCCAAACAAGTAGATGTGATTACCGCAGGCACTTTCGAGCCGATGGAATCCTCCGGCGCCATCATCAACCTCGGCCATACCGACCCCCCGATTAAAATCCGCCAGTGCTGGCTAGACGGCGTTTTAGCCTATTCCGGCTTTGGCGCGGTAGACCTGTACCTGGGAGCCACCCAAGTAGCCGAAGACGGCGAAGAATCGCGGGAACGGGGTGGCGGACACGTCATCGAAGACTTAATTGCCGGCAAACCCGTGCAGTTGCGAGCTTTGGGGCAAGTCACAGACTGCTACCCGCGCGCCTCCTTTGAAACCACGATTACCCGCGATACGATTAACCAGTTTTATCTATTCAATCCCCGGAACGTCTATCAAAACTTTATTGTAGGAGTCAACGGGGGCGATCGCCCGCTGTTCACCTACCTCGGCCCCCTGCAACCAAACCTCGGCAACGCCGTCTATTCGAGCCTTGGAGCCATGTCTCCCCTGCTAAACGACCCCCACCTCGAACTCATCGGCATCGGCACTCGCATCTTCCTAGGAGGCGCTCAGGGCTACATCACCTGGGAAGGAACCCAGCACTTCCCGCTGCAAAAACGGCAGCCCAACGGCACTCCCATCGGGCCGGCTGCCACCCTGGCACTCATCGGCGACGCCAAACAGATGAACTCTAAATGGGTGCGCGGCTGCTACTTCAAAAATTACGGCCCATCCTTGATGCTGGGAGTCGGCATCCCCTTTCCCGTCTTAAACGAAACAGTCGTCGCCAACTGTGCAGTATCAGACAAAAAAATAGTCGCGCCGGTGGTAGATTTCTCTATCCCCCGGCGCGTTCGTCCCACCTTCGGTTTAGTCAGTTACGCTCAATTAAAGACAGGTCGCATTCTCATTGAAGGTAAACCGGTGCGGACAGCCCCCTTGGCGAGTATGTTTCTCTCGCGGCAAGTAGCAGTGGAATTGAAGCAGCAAATTGAAGCGAATCAATTTACCCTCACGGCCCCAGTTGCTCCCCTACCCACCGACAGAGTATTTCTCCCACAAGATTTGTGGGGCGCCCAAGTCAGGCTGGAATAA
- a CDS encoding tetratricopeptide repeat protein: MEKANKRRGLISVVVVLAIVAFVGFSLLPPILDRIIKANQAPSRSTPTPTQTAQSNDKQSQLLQDQVRGYELVLQREPDNVTALRGLLQVRLELIGQGVGAIKDVVPTLEKLAKLNPDTTEYGILLAQAKERTGDREGAAQAYRSILASKPGEIAALQGLVNLLLVQQRPEAAIGLLQDTLKAAPAANQAKPGSVDVTSVQLILGQVYAVQKRYPEAIAIYDESAKANPKDFRPTLAHAIVLKEQGKTDEAKTLFNKATELAPPNYKDQINQLASGTPSPDPAAEKASPEAGASPSPEPAASPSPEGALPKP, encoded by the coding sequence ATGGAGAAAGCAAACAAGCGTCGCGGGTTGATTAGTGTGGTGGTGGTGCTGGCGATCGTCGCTTTTGTGGGATTTAGTTTGCTGCCACCAATTTTGGACAGGATTATCAAGGCCAACCAAGCGCCAAGTCGATCGACTCCAACGCCAACTCAGACGGCGCAGTCTAACGATAAGCAATCGCAGTTGCTGCAAGATCAGGTGAGGGGGTACGAATTGGTTTTGCAGCGCGAACCTGACAATGTAACGGCTTTGCGGGGCTTGTTGCAGGTGCGGCTGGAGTTGATCGGACAAGGAGTGGGGGCAATTAAGGATGTGGTGCCGACGTTGGAAAAGTTGGCTAAACTGAATCCTGACACTACAGAATACGGGATTTTGCTGGCTCAGGCGAAGGAACGCACGGGCGATCGCGAAGGAGCGGCTCAGGCTTATCGGTCAATTTTAGCGTCTAAGCCTGGGGAAATTGCGGCTTTGCAGGGGTTGGTGAATTTGCTGTTGGTGCAGCAGCGGCCGGAAGCTGCGATCGGACTACTGCAAGATACGCTGAAGGCTGCTCCGGCTGCAAATCAGGCGAAACCGGGAAGTGTTGATGTAACTTCGGTGCAGTTGATTTTGGGGCAGGTTTATGCAGTGCAGAAGCGCTACCCAGAGGCGATCGCGATTTACGACGAATCGGCTAAGGCAAATCCGAAAGATTTTCGTCCGACGTTAGCTCATGCGATCGTGTTGAAGGAACAAGGCAAAACAGACGAAGCAAAAACGCTGTTTAATAAAGCTACTGAGTTAGCTCCACCTAACTATAAAGACCAAATTAATCAGTTAGCTAGCGGCACTCCTTCGCCTGATCCTGCGGCGGAAAAAGCGAGTCCCGAAGCGGGTGCTTCTCCTAGTCCCGAACCGGCTGCTTCTCCTAGTCCCGAAGGTGCGCTACCGAAACCTTAA
- a CDS encoding AI-2E family transporter, which produces MKLGQWMGLLALIASCYILWQIRQALLLLFAAIVLATALNKLARYLQKKFRLKRSIAVLCSITFLFLVFVGLFLIIVPPFALQFQQLTQRAPQGIARLNDWVDEIETRFSGQIGQRLPNLDINDIMRQLQPLSNQLVGGAGAFVGNTLGVILSFLLVLVLTLMTLADPLSYRKAFIQLFPSFYRRRVEGILDECEIALGRWVIGALISMSVIAFLSLIGLSVLQVPLPLAHAVVAGFLNLIPNIGPTISVIPPMTIALLDSPLKSGLVLILYFLIQQFESNILTPYVMAQQVSLLPAVTLIAQVFFATFFGFLGLLLALPLTVVAQVWIREALIKDILNQWDTNPQRLAAIDSAIHEEYESIGVTENRQEKLPQHKPDISDDSENDAPENQ; this is translated from the coding sequence ATGAAGCTAGGACAGTGGATGGGCTTATTAGCCCTCATCGCATCTTGTTACATCCTCTGGCAAATCAGGCAGGCTCTACTGCTGCTGTTTGCCGCCATCGTCTTAGCCACAGCCTTAAACAAACTAGCACGGTACTTACAAAAAAAATTCCGACTCAAAAGGTCGATCGCCGTACTTTGCTCAATTACCTTCTTATTCCTCGTCTTCGTAGGCTTATTCCTGATCATTGTACCGCCCTTCGCCCTGCAATTCCAACAACTTACCCAAAGAGCTCCTCAAGGAATAGCAAGATTAAATGATTGGGTAGATGAAATCGAAACTCGCTTCTCGGGACAAATTGGACAACGGTTGCCGAATCTCGATATTAACGATATTATGCGACAACTGCAACCATTGTCCAACCAACTTGTGGGCGGTGCAGGAGCATTTGTTGGCAACACATTAGGTGTGATCCTCAGCTTTTTGCTAGTCTTAGTTTTGACCTTGATGACCTTAGCAGATCCCCTCTCTTACCGCAAAGCATTTATACAACTATTTCCCTCGTTTTATCGGCGGCGGGTCGAGGGTATTTTAGATGAATGCGAAATTGCTCTAGGTCGATGGGTTATTGGTGCGTTAATTAGCATGAGTGTGATTGCTTTTTTGAGCTTAATTGGTTTGTCGGTTTTGCAAGTTCCTCTGCCACTAGCTCACGCTGTAGTAGCAGGTTTTTTGAACTTAATTCCGAATATTGGCCCCACTATCAGTGTCATCCCGCCAATGACGATCGCACTTTTAGACTCTCCCTTAAAATCCGGTTTAGTCCTGATTCTTTACTTTCTAATTCAACAGTTTGAAAGCAATATCCTCACTCCCTACGTCATGGCACAGCAAGTATCGTTGCTGCCAGCGGTAACATTGATAGCTCAAGTATTCTTTGCCACCTTTTTTGGATTTTTAGGCTTGTTGCTAGCCCTTCCCCTCACAGTTGTCGCTCAAGTTTGGATTAGGGAAGCGCTAATTAAAGACATTCTCAACCAGTGGGATACCAATCCTCAAAGGTTGGCGGCAATTGATTCTGCTATCCACGAAGAATATGAGTCTATAGGAGTGACCGAAAACCGGCAAGAAAAGTTACCACAACACAAGCCTGACATCTCAGATGATTCAGAAAATGATGCTCCAGAAAATCAATAA
- a CDS encoding O-linked N-acetylglucosamine transferase, SPINDLY family protein, with product MTVQYLPTEPNNDWEKQASQCLIQGDYTQAANLYEQAIEAEPDTKSYYWNFGLILLLQGQEAEAQTTWLLGMAEGEPEQVELWTAELIQVLQAEAERRGNLGDYSLSWVIRQHLREINPTDINNLLHIIRLSILLETYTGDDLIDLDLFNILKSEPPIKLDSELLMQVLKSVLDYDSLHPYSLEFTEACIPHVHNPQVFIEIVVTASVQIAYSAQIPALPVRFAELARSLDDQNLGILQQLATYYQNSQQYDLGIQVAKLRYSLSDELVDKVFSNHQIMRGLMSAGGYWEDVDSVIALHKSLLDSLIAEQSRSIHPVTVQNLFLTSFFLPYFQDDPKNNRQIQNQVSQLCQANVQIYAQDQSEKYRQRQSYRKSSGSATKPLKIGYLSSCLRRHSVGWLARWLFQYHDRDKFQIYGYFIGNKKTQDFLQEWYVNQVFKASEETLVGLEIAEHIANDEIDILIELDSITVDITCEAVALKPAPIQATWLGWDASGLPAVDYFIADPYVLPESAQDYYSEKIWRLPQTYVAVDGFEVAVPTLRRDQLHIASDAVVYLSAQKSYKRHPSTARLQLKILKEVPNSYFLIKGAGDEESIKNFFTQMAEEEGVAGDRLRFLSEVAVEAVHRANLGIADVVLDTFPYNGATTTLETLWMCIPLVTRVGEQFAARNSYTMMMNAGVTEGIAWTDEEYIEWGIRLGKDPALRQQISWKLRQSRQTAPLWNGQQFTREMEKAYEQMWQIYIDKNH from the coding sequence ATGACTGTTCAATACTTACCTACTGAGCCTAATAATGATTGGGAGAAACAAGCCAGTCAATGTTTAATCCAAGGAGATTACACTCAAGCTGCAAACCTTTATGAACAGGCAATCGAAGCGGAACCCGACACAAAATCCTACTACTGGAATTTCGGGCTAATATTGCTATTGCAGGGGCAAGAGGCAGAAGCTCAGACGACCTGGCTGCTAGGCATGGCAGAGGGGGAACCAGAACAAGTCGAACTGTGGACTGCGGAACTGATACAAGTTCTGCAAGCAGAAGCAGAGCGCAGAGGTAATCTCGGTGATTATTCGCTCTCTTGGGTGATTCGACAGCACCTACGTGAAATCAACCCTACGGATATTAACAATCTGTTGCATATAATACGGCTCTCCATCCTGCTTGAGACTTATACGGGAGATGACTTGATTGATCTAGACTTGTTCAATATACTCAAGTCGGAACCTCCAATTAAGCTAGACTCTGAGCTATTGATGCAAGTGTTAAAAAGCGTTTTAGATTATGACTCTTTGCATCCCTATTCTTTGGAATTCACGGAAGCCTGTATACCTCATGTCCACAACCCTCAAGTTTTTATTGAAATAGTAGTAACAGCTTCAGTTCAGATTGCATACTCGGCACAAATACCAGCACTGCCAGTACGCTTCGCTGAGCTAGCTCGTAGTTTAGACGATCAAAATCTAGGAATATTGCAGCAACTGGCTACTTATTACCAAAATTCTCAACAATACGATCTGGGCATACAAGTAGCTAAGTTGCGTTATTCCTTATCAGATGAGTTAGTAGATAAAGTTTTTTCCAACCATCAGATTATGCGCGGTTTGATGAGTGCAGGTGGATATTGGGAAGATGTTGATTCAGTTATCGCGCTACATAAATCTCTACTGGACTCACTAATCGCTGAACAATCAAGATCGATTCACCCAGTGACAGTTCAAAATTTATTTCTTACCTCTTTCTTTTTACCTTACTTTCAGGACGATCCAAAAAATAATAGGCAAATTCAAAACCAAGTGTCTCAGTTGTGCCAAGCTAATGTTCAAATCTATGCTCAGGATCAGTCTGAGAAATACCGACAGCGGCAGTCATATCGTAAAAGCAGCGGTAGTGCTACTAAGCCCTTGAAGATTGGCTACTTATCTAGTTGCCTGAGAAGGCATTCTGTAGGCTGGTTGGCGCGATGGTTGTTTCAGTATCACGATCGCGATAAATTTCAAATTTACGGCTATTTTATAGGCAACAAAAAAACGCAAGATTTTTTACAAGAATGGTATGTAAATCAAGTTTTCAAAGCATCTGAGGAGACCTTGGTAGGTCTGGAAATAGCAGAGCATATTGCTAACGATGAGATTGATATTCTCATTGAACTCGACAGTATCACTGTAGATATTACCTGTGAGGCGGTGGCGCTTAAACCAGCTCCTATTCAAGCTACTTGGCTGGGATGGGATGCTTCAGGGCTGCCGGCGGTTGACTATTTTATTGCCGATCCATATGTTCTACCGGAGTCTGCTCAAGATTATTACAGTGAAAAAATCTGGCGCTTGCCTCAAACTTATGTAGCTGTAGATGGTTTTGAGGTAGCTGTCCCTACTCTGCGTCGGGATCAGTTACATATTGCTAGCGATGCGGTGGTGTATCTAAGCGCTCAGAAGAGCTACAAACGCCATCCCTCGACAGCGCGACTGCAACTTAAGATTTTGAAGGAAGTGCCGAATAGTTACTTTTTGATCAAAGGTGCGGGAGATGAAGAATCAATCAAGAACTTCTTTACTCAAATGGCAGAAGAAGAAGGTGTGGCGGGCGATCGTCTGCGATTTTTGTCGGAGGTAGCAGTAGAAGCTGTTCACCGAGCTAATTTGGGCATTGCAGATGTCGTTCTTGATACCTTTCCTTATAACGGTGCTACCACCACCTTAGAAACTTTGTGGATGTGCATTCCTCTCGTGACGCGAGTTGGTGAGCAATTTGCGGCCCGTAACAGCTACACAATGATGATGAATGCAGGGGTGACAGAGGGAATAGCTTGGACTGATGAAGAGTATATCGAATGGGGGATTCGTCTAGGGAAAGACCCGGCTTTGCGGCAGCAAATATCTTGGAAACTGCGGCAGTCTCGACAAACGGCTCCGCTGTGGAATGGTCAGCAATTTACGCGAGAGATGGAAAAAGCTTACGAGCAAATGTGGCAGATATATATTGACAAAAATCATTGA
- a CDS encoding Uma2 family endonuclease → MTQAILKPVTFDEFIDWYPENSQKHYELHNGAIVEMPKATGEHSEVAGFLCLKLGIEIERLGLPYFVPKECVVKADNERSGYEPDAIVLDRQATNSEPRWKKESIITMGSSVRLIVEVVSTNWQDDYAHKLVDYEALGISEYWIADYLGLGGRRYIGNPKQPTFFVHHLVDGEYQVSQFRGSDRIVSPTFPELNLTVQQIFSAGQDAV, encoded by the coding sequence ATGACTCAAGCGATATTAAAACCAGTCACGTTCGATGAATTTATTGACTGGTATCCTGAAAATTCCCAAAAGCATTACGAACTGCACAATGGAGCTATTGTTGAGATGCCTAAAGCCACCGGAGAACATTCAGAAGTAGCTGGCTTCCTCTGCCTCAAGCTAGGAATAGAAATCGAGAGGCTGGGGTTGCCCTACTTCGTACCCAAAGAATGCGTTGTCAAAGCTGATAACGAGCGCTCTGGTTACGAACCGGATGCGATCGTTTTGGACAGACAAGCGACGAACAGCGAACCGAGATGGAAAAAAGAATCTATCATTACAATGGGTAGTTCTGTCCGGCTAATTGTCGAGGTTGTCAGTACCAATTGGCAAGATGATTACGCTCACAAATTGGTTGATTATGAAGCTTTAGGCATTTCTGAATATTGGATTGCAGACTATTTGGGACTTGGTGGCAGACGCTATATTGGCAATCCTAAACAACCTACTTTTTTCGTTCACCATTTGGTTGATGGCGAGTATCAAGTCAGTCAATTTCGGGGAAGCGATCGAATTGTGTCGCCCACATTTCCAGAGTTGAATTTGACGGTGCAGCAGATTTTTAGCGCTGGACAAGATGCGGTTTAA